One window of the Triticum dicoccoides isolate Atlit2015 ecotype Zavitan chromosome 3B, WEW_v2.0, whole genome shotgun sequence genome contains the following:
- the LOC119282128 gene encoding early nodulin-55-1-like: MAAAAASLVIRLSALAIVLVVLCPAASAVPLGKRYRVGGPEGWRVPPPQDKEMFYVKWAAPITFFVEDSIEFVYKNDSVIKVSKVGYYHCNETAGIGTGAVPRDGSTLFLLDAPGLAYFASADLGHCNAGERLVINVRAASPPAPASASSPAQAPRAPSPSRAPSSSSISPAPGPAPSMEYSSAAGGPFVASLARAMAQAVTLVLACFI, from the exons ATGGCAGCGGCTGCGGCGTCTCTGGTGATCCGTCTCTCGGCGCTCGCCATCGTGCTCGTCGTCCTCTGCCCGGCGGCGTCCGCGGTGCCGCTGGGGAAGCGGTACAGGGTCGGCGGCCCTGAAGGGTGGCGCGTGCCCCCGCCGCAGGACAAGGAGATGTTCTACGTCAAGTGGGCGGCCCCCATAACCTTCTTCGTCGAGGACTCCATCG AGTTCGTGTACAAGAACGACTCGGTGATCAAGGTGAGCAAGGTCGGATACTATCACTGCAACGAGACGGCGGGCATCGGCACCGGCGCCGTGCCCAGGGACGGCAGCACGCTCTTCCTCCTCGACGCGCCAGGCCTCGCCTACTTCGCCAGCGCCGACCTCGGACACTGCAACGCCGGCGAGAGGCTGGTAATTAACGTCCGCGCTGCCTCCCCGCCGGCGCCGGCATCAGCATCATCGCCGGCACAGGCCCCCAGGGCACCATCGCCTTCACGAGCGCCGTCGTCATCGTCGATCTCACCGGCGCCAGGGCCGGCCCCGTCGATGGAGTATTCATCCGCCGCGGGCGGGCCATTCGTGGCGTCCCTCGCTCGCGCCATGGCACAAGCTGTGACATTGGTCCTCGCCTGCTTTATCTGA